TACTAAATCCGCTTCTGTTTGCTAAACGCCAGTGCGGCGATATAGCTATTTCTTGCCTTTGGCTGGTTTAGATGGACGCGGCTCCGGTGAGCCCATCCAGCGCTCGTAGTGCACGCGCTCCGGCTTGAACCTGTCCTCCATGCGCGGCCTCTCGTCCGGATAGCCTACGGAAACGAGGGCGATCGGCACTATCCTGGTCGGCATGTTGAGCAGTTTCCTCATACCGTTCATCCTTTCCACCACCGGATAGACGCCGACCCACACCGCCCCCAGTCCCAGATCATGTGCGGCCAGCAGGATGTTCTGCGTGGCCGCCGAGCAGTCCAGCACACCCCTGCCTCTGGTCAGCTCGAGGCCGCTGTCGTTACACACCAGTATGGCAAGCGCGGCTTCCTTGAGCATATGCGCGTGCGGATGAAAGGTCGGCACCTGTACGAGCGTCTTGCGCTCGGTGATGACCACGAAATGCCACGGCTGCTCATTGGCTGCCGAAGGGGCTGCCATCCCGGCCCGCAGGAGTTGCTCGACAACTTCCGCCGGCACGCGGTTATCCGTATATTTCCTGATGCTTCTGCGCGTCATGATTGATTCAAATGTTTCCATCGGTTCACCTCGTAAGCGCCGGATCTATATACGCCGCCTGACCCTGGCAATCCAGCGCCCGATTAAAACGATCAGTGTAATGACTACCGCCGCCAGAACATAAGGCCAGATCATCTCGTAAAGCGGTGTGGGCGGCGGTTGCCTGTATCCGGTTAAATTCACCTTGAGCCTGTTGTCCAGTCCGCCGGCTATATGGAAAGTAGTCGCAGTCCTCTTGCCTTCTTTCTCGACAACTATCTTATATGTGCCGTAGAAGCCGCGCATTCTGGCGATGCCGTCATCACCCGTGTACACATCGCCGCGCGACCACCATTTATCACGGATAAGAGTCAGCAGGCGGTTATAGGCCGGCTTTTTCGTCATATCCATCCGCAACAGCCCGGCCGGCGCCCCCTGCCAGGCGCCACTATCCGACAGGTCCCACCAGGTTATGGCCTGCACGGACGGGTGGCTGAAGAGCAGTATGTAGAACTTCTCCGCGTAATCAGCCTGCTCGTTCTCGCCTGCAGGTGTGGACGGCCACTCGGACGGCTGCTCCTGGGACGATATGCCCGTCCTGGGCTTGCCGCTCAACACGGTCACTTCGGTGAAATGAATGGGGGCATCGAAATCCTTGAACCGCTCGCAGGTATCCCAGACTTGGTATAAAGGCCAGTTGCCGCGGTGCATATGCGATTGTATGCCTATGGCATCGAATTTACCCTTCTGCCTGACGATCCCCTGGAGCAGATCGCTATAATCCTGGTCGGTGCGAAAATCGTTGATTATGAGCGTCGACGTCGGGCAGGCCGACCTGGCCCAGCCCAGCGCATCCGCGCAGACCGTCACAGGTGTACGCTGGGACATCCACTTGCCCACCCGGGTGCTCACCTGCGCGCTCATGGTCGGCTCATTCACAACATCCCAATAATCGATCGTTCCGCAGAATTCACCGGCAATCTCCTTGACCCGCTTCTCCTGCGCTTTTTGCATATCATCGGGCCCGACGGGCGCCCAGCCGGGCACCGATTCAGCCCAGATCAGAGGATGTCCCTTTACCGTGATACCCCTTTTCTCACACCATTCCGCA
This genomic window from Dehalococcoidia bacterium contains:
- a CDS encoding endo-1,4-beta-xylanase, whose amino-acid sequence is MNRRCFYIATLTIVVVSLLVPAAACQAPGVSAGNVIIQAYNGIFEWFIMQSAGDRIEKIRKGDGVIQVLDENNVPVRGARVYYEQQSHDFLFGTGLAPLAENGPTAVNQDWAEALSAFFNYGTAPFYWDSYEEQQGQSSAIMLEMVAEWCEKRGITVKGHPLIWAESVPGWAPVGPDDMQKAQEKRVKEIAGEFCGTIDYWDVVNEPTMSAQVSTRVGKWMSQRTPVTVCADALGWARSACPTSTLIINDFRTDQDYSDLLQGIVRQKGKFDAIGIQSHMHRGNWPLYQVWDTCERFKDFDAPIHFTEVTVLSGKPRTGISSQEQPSEWPSTPAGENEQADYAEKFYILLFSHPSVQAITWWDLSDSGAWQGAPAGLLRMDMTKKPAYNRLLTLIRDKWWSRGDVYTGDDGIARMRGFYGTYKIVVEKEGKRTATTFHIAGGLDNRLKVNLTGYRQPPPTPLYEMIWPYVLAAVVITLIVLIGRWIARVRRRI
- a CDS encoding nitroreductase family protein, whose translation is METFESIMTRRSIRKYTDNRVPAEVVEQLLRAGMAAPSAANEQPWHFVVITERKTLVQVPTFHPHAHMLKEAALAILVCNDSGLELTRGRGVLDCSAATQNILLAAHDLGLGAVWVGVYPVVERMNGMRKLLNMPTRIVPIALVSVGYPDERPRMEDRFKPERVHYERWMGSPEPRPSKPAKGKK